In Paenibacillus phoenicis, one genomic interval encodes:
- a CDS encoding FAD-dependent oxidoreductase, with the protein MKVAVIGCTHAGTAAIVNTAKLYPDAEITVYERNDNISFLSCGIALYVGGMVKDPQGLFYSSPQQLAELGVNTKMRHEVVSVDTDAKVLQARNLETGEVFEDRFDKLIVTTGSWPIVPKFEGSDLENILLSKNYNHSNTIIEKAQQAKHIVVVGAGYIGVELVEAFQLNGKQVTLIDAEDRILSKYLDPEYTDKIEQSLREHGIELALGQKVTRFEGENGKVTKVITDKGTYAADLVIMCIGFRPNTELLKGQVDMLDNGAIIVDEYMRTSKPDVYAAGDSCAVFYNPTGKHAYIPLATNAVRMGTLVARNLVAPTVKYMGTQGTSGIKIYEDNIAGTGLTLAAAKDAGLDAEAVLITDNYRPEFMPTHEPVMLKVVYEKNTRRILGAQIMSKVDLTQSINTISVCIQNGMKMEELAFVDFFFQPHYNKPWNFLNSAGLEVLPEVPKRETVHA; encoded by the coding sequence ATGAAAGTAGCAGTTATCGGATGTACCCATGCAGGCACGGCGGCGATCGTTAATACGGCCAAACTTTACCCGGATGCGGAAATTACCGTATATGAACGGAACGACAATATCTCGTTCTTGTCGTGCGGCATCGCTCTTTATGTCGGAGGGATGGTTAAGGATCCTCAGGGGCTGTTCTATTCCTCGCCGCAGCAATTGGCTGAGCTGGGTGTAAATACAAAGATGCGGCACGAAGTCGTATCGGTAGATACGGATGCGAAAGTCCTTCAAGCCCGGAACCTGGAGACGGGCGAAGTGTTTGAAGATCGCTTCGACAAGCTGATTGTCACGACGGGGTCGTGGCCGATCGTACCGAAATTTGAGGGCAGTGATCTGGAGAATATTTTGCTTTCGAAGAACTATAACCACTCCAACACCATCATCGAAAAAGCGCAGCAAGCCAAACATATCGTTGTTGTCGGCGCAGGCTACATCGGCGTGGAGCTGGTTGAAGCGTTCCAGCTTAATGGGAAGCAAGTTACGTTGATCGATGCGGAGGACCGTATTTTGAGCAAATACCTCGATCCGGAGTACACGGACAAGATCGAACAATCGCTCCGCGAACACGGCATCGAGCTGGCTTTAGGCCAAAAGGTCACGCGCTTTGAAGGCGAGAACGGCAAAGTAACGAAAGTCATCACCGATAAAGGCACATACGCTGCAGACCTGGTGATCATGTGCATTGGGTTCCGTCCTAACACGGAGCTGTTAAAAGGTCAGGTCGACATGCTGGACAACGGCGCGATCATTGTGGACGAATATATGCGCACCTCGAAGCCGGATGTGTATGCGGCAGGCGACAGCTGCGCCGTCTTCTATAACCCGACAGGCAAGCATGCCTATATCCCGCTGGCAACCAACGCCGTTCGCATGGGGACGTTGGTAGCGCGAAATTTGGTTGCGCCAACCGTGAAGTATATGGGTACCCAAGGCACTTCGGGGATTAAAATTTACGAGGATAACATCGCCGGGACCGGTTTAACTTTAGCAGCGGCCAAGGACGCCGGTTTGGATGCAGAGGCGGTACTCATCACCGACAACTACCGACCGGAATTTATGCCAACCCATGAGCCGGTCATGCTGAAGGTGGTCTATGAGAAAAATACTCGCCGGATCCTGGGTGCACAAATCATGTCGAAGGTGGATCTGACTCAGTCGATCAACACGATTTCGGTATGCATCCAAAACGGAATGAAAATGGAAGAGCTCGCTTTCGTTGATTTCTTCTTCCAACCTCATTACAACAAGCCGTGGAATTTCTTGAACAGCGCAGGCTTAGAGGTGCTGCCGGAAGTTCCGAAGCGGGAAACTGTTCACGCCTAA
- a CDS encoding formate/nitrite transporter family protein — translation MAYSKPAQIAEVSVEYGVKKAHYPLLTVLILGFLGGAFIALGFLLDIRVISSAPAEWGSIANFIGAAVFPIGLILVLLAGGELLTGNMMAVPLARMAGRISTGDVCKNLVLITLSNFVGALFVAYFFGHVVGLTASGPYLEKLVDMAGHKLDDSFLQAFVSGIGCNWLVALAVWLSYGADNMSGKILGIWFPTMAFVAIGFQHVVANMFLIPAAIFEGYYSWGEYLGNFVPVWLGNLTGGAIFVASAYWTAFLKDKGSKDAQVTELATSSVAAREHG, via the coding sequence ATGGCTTATTCAAAACCTGCGCAAATTGCCGAAGTATCCGTGGAATATGGCGTCAAAAAAGCACATTATCCGCTGCTTACCGTATTGATTCTTGGTTTTTTGGGCGGGGCGTTTATCGCGCTTGGCTTCCTTCTTGATATTCGCGTGATCAGCAGCGCTCCGGCGGAATGGGGCAGTATCGCCAATTTCATTGGGGCTGCGGTTTTCCCGATCGGGCTGATCCTCGTGCTGCTGGCGGGCGGTGAGCTGTTGACCGGCAATATGATGGCTGTGCCGTTAGCACGGATGGCGGGGCGGATTTCCACTGGTGACGTGTGCAAAAATCTCGTCCTCATCACTTTGAGCAATTTCGTTGGCGCTTTGTTCGTTGCTTATTTTTTCGGGCATGTGGTTGGCTTAACAGCCAGCGGACCTTATCTTGAGAAGCTGGTCGATATGGCCGGTCATAAGCTGGACGACAGCTTCCTGCAAGCGTTTGTGTCCGGGATCGGCTGCAACTGGCTGGTTGCTTTGGCGGTTTGGCTGTCTTATGGTGCAGACAATATGAGCGGTAAAATCTTGGGCATCTGGTTCCCAACGATGGCCTTTGTCGCGATCGGCTTCCAGCACGTTGTTGCGAATATGTTCCTGATTCCCGCAGCGATCTTTGAAGGGTATTACTCCTGGGGCGAATACTTGGGTAACTTTGTGCCGGTATGGCTGGGGAATTTGACCGGCGGGGCCATCTTCGTGGCTTCGGCGTATTGGACTGCTTTTCTGAAGGATAAAGGGTCCAAAGACGCACAGGTTACTGAGTTGGCTACGTCATCTGTAGCGGCGAGAGAACACGGATAA
- a CDS encoding ABC transporter ATP-binding protein gives MVSLKTSHLDIAYEDRLIVEDLNISIPEGKITALVGANGSGKSTVLKTMARILQPKSGSVLLNGKSIHKQSTREVAKQLAILPQNPTAPEGLTVYELVSYGRFPHQKGFGGLKAEDRKIVEWAIEATRMTEFSDRALEHLSGGQRQRAWIAMALAQETDILFLDEPTTFLDMAHQLEVLQLLEELNATSNRTIVMVVHDLNHAARYAHYMIAIKQGQAVASGTPEEVVTSKVLRDVFGIEADIVTDPRSGVPLCLPYELYRAAAEGKVRKGKNDGPEEVSPKVVSFL, from the coding sequence ATGGTTTCCTTAAAAACTTCGCATCTAGACATTGCCTATGAGGATCGTCTGATTGTCGAAGACTTAAACATTTCGATTCCCGAGGGGAAAATCACGGCGTTGGTTGGCGCGAACGGCTCCGGTAAATCAACGGTCCTGAAAACGATGGCTCGGATCCTTCAGCCGAAGTCCGGCAGCGTGCTGCTGAACGGCAAATCGATCCATAAGCAGTCGACGCGGGAAGTAGCCAAGCAGCTGGCGATTCTTCCGCAAAACCCAACCGCCCCGGAAGGATTAACGGTCTATGAGCTTGTATCGTACGGGCGTTTTCCGCATCAGAAGGGGTTTGGAGGTCTGAAGGCCGAGGACCGGAAAATTGTGGAGTGGGCGATCGAAGCCACCCGCATGACCGAGTTCAGTGACCGGGCCTTAGAGCATCTGTCCGGCGGTCAACGGCAGCGGGCCTGGATCGCCATGGCGCTGGCGCAGGAGACGGATATCCTGTTCCTCGACGAACCTACGACGTTCCTGGATATGGCCCATCAGTTGGAAGTGCTTCAACTGCTTGAAGAGCTGAATGCCACATCCAACCGGACGATTGTAATGGTTGTCCATGATTTGAATCATGCCGCTCGTTACGCGCATTACATGATTGCGATCAAGCAAGGCCAGGCCGTCGCTTCCGGTACACCGGAAGAGGTTGTGACCTCCAAAGTGCTGCGCGACGTGTTTGGCATCGAGGCGGATATCGTGACCGATCCGCGGAGTGGCGTACCGCTGTGCCTCCCTTATGAGCTGTACCGGGCTGCAGCCGAAGGCAAAGTACGCAAGGGCAAAAATGATGGACCGGAAGAGGTTTCGCCCAAAGTCGTCTCGTTCCTGTAG
- a CDS encoding M15 family metallopeptidase, with product MNSKKGVVTAAMALLLTAVLIAGCGKQAADAPQTPAQNSTNTAAGANNGAGDNAANDTDTMDDQATEGNNAANGGITGNGDSSDSAQAPDGSSDSSGGDRAAMGDPYSVAVLINKQFALPEDYEPKDLVYPDVRFTFKEKIEKRMMRKEAAKALEELFAGAEKDGIYLAGVSAYRSHKTQTALFNRYVEKDGEEVAKTYSAVPGHSEHETGLAIDVSGSDGKCAAESCFGDTKEAAWLADHATEYGFIIRYPKGKEDITGYKYEPWHLRYVGKEIAADIGKRGITLEEYYDAVPVSGQ from the coding sequence ATGAACAGCAAGAAAGGCGTGGTGACTGCGGCGATGGCGCTGTTGTTAACAGCGGTATTAATCGCAGGCTGCGGCAAACAAGCGGCCGACGCTCCGCAGACACCGGCACAGAACAGCACGAACACGGCCGCCGGCGCAAATAACGGTGCGGGGGACAATGCCGCCAACGACACCGACACCATGGACGACCAAGCTACGGAAGGCAATAACGCAGCAAACGGCGGCATTACCGGGAACGGGGATTCCAGCGATTCGGCACAGGCCCCTGACGGTTCCAGCGACAGCAGCGGAGGGGACCGCGCAGCGATGGGGGATCCGTACAGCGTGGCGGTGCTGATCAACAAGCAATTTGCTTTACCGGAGGATTACGAGCCGAAGGATCTGGTCTATCCCGACGTCCGGTTTACATTCAAAGAAAAAATCGAAAAACGCATGATGCGCAAAGAGGCGGCAAAGGCGCTCGAGGAGCTGTTCGCTGGAGCCGAGAAAGACGGTATCTATCTGGCCGGCGTGTCGGCGTACCGTTCACATAAGACCCAAACGGCGCTGTTTAACCGTTACGTGGAGAAGGACGGCGAGGAAGTCGCGAAGACGTACAGCGCGGTTCCGGGCCACAGCGAGCATGAGACGGGTCTGGCGATCGACGTATCAGGCAGCGATGGCAAATGCGCAGCGGAAAGCTGCTTCGGTGACACGAAGGAAGCGGCCTGGCTGGCGGATCATGCCACCGAATACGGCTTTATCATTCGTTATCCGAAAGGGAAGGAAGACATTACCGGCTACAAATATGAGCCATGGCACCTGCGTTATGTAGGGAAAGAAATCGCGGCCGACATCGGCAAACGCGGCATTACGTTGGAAGAATACTATGATGCCGTCCCGGTTTCGGGCCAGTGA